In Vibrio tritonius, the following are encoded in one genomic region:
- a CDS encoding aminoacyl-histidine dipeptidase: MSEFHSEISLLSPAPVWQFFDKICSIPHPSKHEEQLASYIVDWASSEGLDVRRDETGNVIIKKPATAGMEDRKGVVLQAHIDMVPQKNEDTEHDFTKDPIQPYVDGEWVTAKGTTLGADNGIGMATCLAVLASKEIKHGPLEVLLTIDEEAGMTGAFGLKEGWLEGDILLNTDSETEGEVYMGCAGGVDGAFTFPIQREALPAGFVVRKLILKGLKGGHSGADIHTGRANANKLLGRFLADHTQGLDLRLIDFRGGSLRNAIPREGFVTVAVAEQNLPALDQAFSAFTSLIQEELNKIETNIVTFNEDVSGSFDVFSSASQQTFIAGLNACPNGVMRMSDEIEGVVETSLNVGVITTEADKVTVLCLIRSLIDSGREQIEGMLTSVAQLAGAEIEFANAYPGWKPDADSAIMHIFRDMYEGIYGHKPNIMVIHAGLECGLFKKPYPEMDMISFGPTIKFPHSPDEKVKIDTVELFWQQMLSLLENIPTKA, translated from the coding sequence GTGTCTGAATTCCATTCTGAAATTAGCTTATTATCCCCAGCCCCTGTTTGGCAGTTCTTTGATAAGATCTGTTCAATTCCTCACCCTTCTAAACATGAAGAGCAACTAGCCTCTTATATTGTTGACTGGGCAAGCAGTGAAGGCTTGGACGTTCGTCGTGATGAAACTGGTAACGTAATCATCAAGAAACCAGCAACTGCGGGTATGGAAGATCGTAAAGGTGTGGTACTACAAGCACACATCGATATGGTTCCTCAGAAAAATGAAGATACCGAGCACGACTTTACTAAAGATCCGATTCAACCGTATGTTGATGGGGAGTGGGTAACAGCAAAAGGTACCACTCTAGGCGCTGATAATGGCATCGGCATGGCTACCTGCCTTGCTGTTTTGGCATCAAAAGAGATCAAACACGGCCCTCTTGAAGTACTGCTAACTATCGATGAAGAAGCTGGCATGACCGGTGCATTTGGTTTGAAAGAAGGTTGGTTAGAAGGTGACATCCTACTTAATACCGATTCAGAAACCGAAGGCGAAGTTTACATGGGTTGTGCTGGTGGTGTAGACGGTGCATTCACGTTCCCAATTCAACGTGAAGCGCTACCTGCCGGTTTCGTCGTCCGTAAATTGATTCTAAAAGGTTTAAAAGGCGGTCACTCTGGTGCAGATATTCATACCGGTCGTGCTAACGCCAATAAACTACTAGGCCGCTTCCTAGCGGACCACACTCAAGGTTTGGATCTTCGCCTTATCGATTTTCGTGGCGGTAGCCTGCGCAATGCAATTCCTCGTGAAGGTTTCGTCACTGTTGCGGTTGCAGAACAAAACCTACCAGCGCTTGATCAAGCATTTAGCGCATTCACTTCTCTTATCCAAGAAGAACTCAATAAAATCGAAACCAACATCGTGACATTTAATGAAGATGTTTCTGGCTCTTTCGACGTTTTCTCAAGTGCATCGCAACAAACCTTTATTGCTGGTTTAAATGCCTGCCCTAACGGCGTAATGCGCATGAGTGATGAAATAGAAGGCGTAGTGGAAACATCTCTTAACGTAGGTGTAATAACAACGGAAGCAGATAAAGTTACCGTATTGTGCTTAATTCGCTCATTAATTGACTCTGGCCGTGAACAAATCGAAGGTATGCTGACTTCTGTAGCTCAATTAGCTGGAGCGGAGATTGAATTCGCTAACGCTTACCCAGGTTGGAAACCCGATGCAGACTCAGCCATCATGCACATCTTCCGTGATATGTATGAAGGGATCTATGGTCACAAGCCTAACATCATGGTGATCCACGCAGGTCTTGAATGTGGTCTATTCAAAAAGCCATACCCTGAAATGGATATGATCTCTTTTGGCCCAACCATCAAGTTCCCTCACTCACCAGATGAGAAAGTCAAAATTGATACTGTGGAATTATTCTGGCAACAAATGCTCAGTTTACTAGAAAATATCCCAACGAAAGCCTAA
- the gabT gene encoding 4-aminobutyrate--2-oxoglutarate transaminase codes for MTNQEWQSRKEKVICKGEANLAPVYAAKAKNATITDIEGNEYIDFAAGIAVVNTGHSHPRIVEAVKAQLENFSHTCSTVVPYTSFVELGEGVVDAAPGDFEKKAAFLTTGSEAVENAIKFARHFTGRPGVIAFKGGFHGRTNMCMGLTGKVNPYKAGFGPFPNNVYHLPYPNAYHGVTEEESLAAFDDLFACDIEPTQIAAIIFEPIQGEGGFYQAPASWVKAIRELSDQHGIVMICDEIQSGFARTGRMFACEHYDVVPDLITIAKGLGGGFPISGVVGRADIMDHPQAGGIGGTYAGNAIACTAAVEVLKIIKEEKLVERAQHIGLLFKEQLESMQSVIPQIGDIRQVGAMVAIELNDPETKEPLAALTKQLVKACNENGLILLSCGVKGNVIRFLPPLTIESELVVKGLEIVKEQLQALTK; via the coding sequence ATGACGAATCAGGAATGGCAAAGCCGTAAAGAAAAAGTAATCTGTAAAGGCGAAGCAAACCTAGCCCCGGTTTATGCAGCGAAAGCAAAAAATGCCACCATTACCGATATCGAAGGCAATGAGTACATCGATTTCGCAGCAGGTATTGCCGTCGTCAACACGGGTCACAGCCACCCTCGGATCGTTGAAGCAGTAAAAGCTCAACTGGAAAACTTTAGCCACACGTGCTCAACAGTGGTTCCTTACACCAGTTTTGTTGAGTTAGGAGAAGGCGTAGTAGATGCCGCTCCGGGTGATTTTGAAAAGAAAGCCGCTTTCTTAACCACAGGCTCTGAAGCAGTAGAAAACGCGATTAAATTTGCTCGCCATTTCACTGGTCGCCCTGGCGTCATTGCTTTTAAAGGCGGGTTCCACGGCCGTACCAATATGTGTATGGGGCTAACCGGTAAAGTGAACCCTTATAAAGCTGGGTTTGGTCCTTTCCCAAATAACGTGTATCACTTGCCTTACCCAAATGCGTATCACGGAGTCACGGAAGAAGAGAGCCTAGCCGCCTTTGATGACCTGTTTGCTTGTGATATTGAACCCACCCAAATTGCAGCGATCATTTTTGAGCCGATTCAAGGGGAAGGAGGCTTCTATCAAGCGCCAGCATCTTGGGTAAAAGCCATTCGTGAATTGAGTGACCAACATGGCATCGTGATGATTTGTGACGAAATCCAAAGTGGTTTCGCCCGAACTGGCCGTATGTTCGCTTGCGAACACTACGATGTGGTTCCTGATTTGATCACAATCGCAAAAGGTCTTGGCGGTGGCTTCCCTATCTCTGGAGTGGTAGGCCGAGCCGATATCATGGATCACCCGCAAGCGGGCGGCATTGGCGGCACTTATGCTGGTAATGCGATCGCATGTACCGCAGCGGTTGAAGTATTGAAGATCATCAAAGAAGAAAAACTGGTTGAGCGTGCCCAACACATTGGTTTGTTGTTTAAAGAGCAGCTAGAAAGCATGCAAAGCGTGATCCCACAAATTGGTGACATTCGCCAAGTAGGCGCTATGGTGGCTATCGAGCTCAACGATCCTGAAACAAAGGAACCTTTAGCAGCTTTAACCAAACAATTAGTTAAAGCATGTAATGAGAATGGTCTCATTCTGCTTTCTTGTGGCGTGAAAGGTAATGTCATTCGTTTCCTACCACCACTAACGATTGAATCAGAACTGGTTGTAAAAGGTTTAGAGATCGTCAAAGAACAGCTCCAAGCGTTAACTAAGTAG
- a CDS encoding NCS2 family permease, which translates to MLEKLFKLGEHGTTVRTEVIAGITTFLTMAYIIFVNPAILSETGMDRDSVFVATCLAAAAGCFIMGLVANYPIALAPGMGLNAFFTFAVVKGMNYSWEVALAAVFCSGVIFILLSLFRIREWIINSIPMSLRTGISAGIGLFLAFIALQSAGIIVDNPATLISLGDITSMKCLLAAAGFFITVGLVYRNVTGAVMISILSVTVLGIIFGDVPYHGIFSAPPSMAPTFLKLDFAGVFQVGMISVVFAFLFVDIFDTAGTLMGVATKAGLIDKDGKLPRLNRALLADSTATSIGALFGTSNTTSFVESTAGVAAGGRTGLTAVVVGFLFLLALFFSPVAGMIPAYATAGALLYVSVLMLSGLANVDWHDLTEAAPAAVTCIMMPMTYSIAEGISFGFISYAIIKLLSGKAREVSVSVWFMAIVFVIKYAMG; encoded by the coding sequence ATGCTGGAAAAACTTTTCAAACTCGGTGAGCACGGTACGACCGTTCGCACTGAGGTCATTGCGGGGATTACTACTTTCCTTACAATGGCTTACATCATTTTTGTGAACCCAGCGATTTTATCTGAAACAGGGATGGATCGTGACTCAGTATTCGTAGCAACCTGTCTAGCCGCTGCTGCTGGTTGTTTTATCATGGGTTTGGTAGCTAACTACCCAATCGCATTAGCACCAGGTATGGGCTTGAACGCCTTCTTTACCTTTGCTGTTGTGAAAGGCATGAACTACTCATGGGAAGTAGCACTAGCAGCTGTATTCTGCTCTGGTGTTATCTTTATTTTGTTAAGCCTATTCCGTATTCGTGAATGGATTATCAACTCGATTCCGATGTCTTTACGTACTGGTATTTCTGCTGGTATCGGTCTGTTTTTAGCGTTTATCGCGCTACAAAGTGCTGGGATCATCGTCGATAACCCGGCAACTTTGATTTCATTGGGTGATATCACGTCAATGAAATGTTTATTAGCGGCGGCTGGTTTCTTCATCACTGTTGGTTTGGTTTATCGTAACGTCACTGGCGCAGTAATGATTTCAATCTTAAGTGTTACTGTTTTGGGTATTATCTTTGGTGATGTGCCATACCACGGTATTTTCTCTGCGCCACCAAGCATGGCTCCGACTTTCCTTAAGTTGGATTTCGCAGGTGTATTCCAAGTCGGTATGATTTCTGTGGTATTTGCATTCCTATTTGTGGATATCTTTGATACGGCTGGTACATTGATGGGCGTTGCAACTAAAGCGGGCTTGATCGATAAAGATGGTAAACTTCCTCGCCTAAACCGTGCTCTACTTGCTGACTCAACAGCAACTTCTATTGGTGCACTGTTTGGTACATCGAACACGACATCATTCGTTGAAAGTACTGCAGGTGTTGCTGCTGGTGGTCGTACAGGTTTAACAGCAGTTGTTGTTGGCTTTTTATTCCTGCTTGCATTATTCTTCTCACCAGTTGCAGGTATGATCCCTGCTTATGCAACAGCTGGTGCGCTGCTGTATGTATCTGTTCTTATGCTTTCTGGTCTTGCTAACGTTGATTGGCACGACCTAACAGAAGCGGCACCTGCTGCCGTTACATGTATCATGATGCCAATGACTTACTCGATTGCTGAAGGTATTTCTTTTGGTTTCATTTCCTACGCTATTATCAAATTGCTAAGTGGCAAAGCTCGTGAAGTTTCTGTCAGTGTTTGGTTTATGGCAATCGTATTTGTTATCAAATACGCTATGGGATAA
- the gpt gene encoding xanthine phosphoribosyltransferase gives MSKKFVITWDNMQAYCRELAELQMPAEQWKGILGVSRGGLVPAAILARELGIRYVDTVCISSYDHDHQRDMTVVKAPEHDGEGYLVVDDLVDSGDTARKIREMYPKAKFVTVCAKPAGKDLVDQYIVDIPQDTWIEQPWDLSLSFVEPINRKQK, from the coding sequence ATGAGCAAAAAATTCGTTATCACTTGGGACAATATGCAGGCGTACTGCCGTGAGCTCGCTGAGCTACAAATGCCTGCAGAACAATGGAAAGGTATCCTAGGTGTAAGCCGTGGTGGCTTGGTTCCTGCAGCTATCCTCGCTCGTGAATTGGGTATTCGTTACGTAGATACAGTTTGTATCTCCAGCTACGACCATGATCATCAACGTGACATGACGGTTGTGAAAGCACCAGAACACGATGGTGAAGGTTACCTAGTGGTAGACGACTTGGTTGATAGCGGTGATACAGCTCGTAAAATCCGCGAAATGTACCCAAAAGCGAAATTTGTGACCGTTTGTGCTAAACCAGCAGGCAAAGATTTGGTTGATCAGTACATTGTGGATATTCCACAAGATACTTGGATTGAGCAACCATGGGATTTGTCTCTGTCTTTTGTTGAGCCAATCAACCGTAAACAAAAGTAA
- the frsA gene encoding esterase FrsA: MSEERSKNLSETLFKKHKQAKETSILTPYMPSSLEFLEQKKQSEGFAWYRNLRRLQWAWQGVDPVEQEEVLSRIAASKHSRSEDNWLDTVIGYHSGNWAYEWNKLGMRHQQRGRELEGEEGADELFSASLCYSIAGYPHLKNDNLALQAQGLANAAYQEAAKKTGYVIKRLEFPFQNKKIIGHLHLAKTDTPKPVVIVSGGLDILQTDMWRLFRDYLAQRDIAMLTLDMPSIGFSSHWSISENSSLLHQEVLNQLHSLPWVDHRRVGLVGFRFGGNAMARLSFLEPDKIRACVTLGAPIHDVFVSSDKLKKMSKMYLDVLASRLGKKAVDVNSMAGQIMAWSLKVQGFLSSRRTKVPILALGLEGDPVSPHSDNQLLALFSQYGKATQIKSKTISRGYEQALDLAIKWLEDELYR; the protein is encoded by the coding sequence ATGTCTGAAGAACGAAGTAAAAACCTTTCCGAGACGTTATTTAAAAAACACAAACAAGCTAAGGAAACCTCGATTCTTACTCCTTATATGCCAAGTAGTTTGGAGTTTCTTGAGCAAAAAAAACAGAGTGAAGGATTTGCTTGGTATCGTAATTTGAGACGGCTGCAATGGGCTTGGCAGGGTGTGGATCCTGTTGAACAAGAAGAAGTTTTATCACGTATTGCAGCGTCTAAACATTCTCGCAGCGAAGATAATTGGCTTGATACTGTTATCGGTTATCACAGTGGTAACTGGGCTTATGAATGGAACAAACTTGGTATGCGCCATCAACAGCGCGGTAGAGAGCTCGAAGGTGAGGAGGGCGCTGATGAGTTGTTCAGTGCGTCCCTTTGCTACAGCATTGCTGGGTACCCACATCTGAAAAACGATAATTTGGCCCTCCAAGCACAAGGGTTGGCCAACGCGGCGTATCAAGAAGCGGCTAAAAAAACAGGCTATGTGATCAAGCGTCTTGAGTTTCCATTTCAAAACAAAAAAATCATCGGTCATTTGCATCTGGCAAAAACCGATACGCCAAAGCCGGTGGTGATTGTGAGTGGTGGCTTGGATATCCTGCAAACGGATATGTGGCGTCTGTTTCGTGATTACTTAGCTCAGCGTGATATTGCGATGTTGACGCTCGATATGCCTTCCATCGGTTTTAGTAGTCATTGGTCAATCAGTGAAAACTCTTCACTATTGCATCAAGAAGTCTTAAATCAACTCCACTCATTGCCATGGGTCGATCATCGTCGCGTCGGTTTAGTTGGTTTTCGTTTTGGGGGCAATGCTATGGCTCGGTTATCTTTTCTTGAGCCAGATAAGATTCGCGCTTGTGTCACATTAGGAGCGCCCATTCATGATGTATTTGTTTCATCTGATAAACTAAAAAAAATGTCGAAAATGTATCTTGACGTGTTGGCTTCTCGTTTGGGGAAAAAAGCCGTTGATGTCAATAGTATGGCTGGGCAGATTATGGCTTGGTCTTTGAAGGTGCAGGGCTTTTTATCGAGTCGTCGCACAAAAGTGCCCATTTTAGCTTTAGGGTTGGAAGGCGATCCTGTATCCCCGCATTCAGATAATCAACTGTTGGCGCTGTTTAGCCAATATGGCAAAGCTACGCAAATAAAAAGCAAAACAATTTCACGAGGATATGAGCAAGCGCTCGATTTAGCAATAAAGTGGCTAGAAGATGAACTTTACAGATGA
- the crl gene encoding sigma factor-binding protein Crl: MSEVTKLPTHFRLLAAFKTVGPYLREEQSKDGSYWFDCLAVCVDDKKAPEKREFWGWWMILTPTDSGFEATYHSGRYDLEGDWVGDAIPQSAQSEVERTQSDFEKKLAKMLDERFAKSLSSVE, from the coding sequence ATGTCAGAAGTGACAAAGCTTCCTACTCATTTTCGTTTGTTGGCCGCCTTCAAAACTGTAGGTCCTTATTTGCGTGAAGAACAATCGAAAGATGGTTCATACTGGTTTGACTGTCTCGCTGTGTGTGTGGACGACAAAAAGGCTCCGGAAAAACGCGAATTTTGGGGCTGGTGGATGATATTGACACCCACCGACTCAGGATTTGAAGCAACATATCATTCAGGTCGATATGATTTGGAAGGTGATTGGGTTGGCGATGCCATTCCTCAATCGGCTCAATCAGAAGTGGAAAGAACTCAAAGCGACTTTGAGAAAAAATTGGCAAAAATGCTCGATGAGCGCTTTGCGAAATCCTTATCTTCGGTAGAATAA
- the proB gene encoding glutamate 5-kinase: MTKHQQSGNTTHTIVVKLGTSVLTGGTLALDRAHMVELARQCAELKKQGHNVVIVSSGAIAAGREHLGYPALPNAISSKQLLAAVGQSQLIEAWERLFSIYGIKIGQMLLTRADLEDRERFLNARDMIHALVEHGIVPVVNENDAVATNEIKVGDNDNLSALVGILCGADKLLLLTDQKGLFTADPRKDPSAELIKEVKTIDDTLRKIAGGSGTTLGTGGMATKLQAADIARRAGMEVIIAAGRAPNVIFDALSDHPQGTRFLPLEESLENRKTWILAGPSSSGDVVIDDGAVRAVESKGSSLLAKGVVSVSGVFARGAVVRVLDGKGQQKARGIVAYSSEDLAKIAGKHSKVIFDILGYDHGSEVIHRDNMVVIQE, encoded by the coding sequence ATGACTAAACATCAACAAAGCGGCAATACAACGCATACTATAGTTGTAAAGCTGGGAACCAGTGTTCTTACCGGTGGTACACTCGCTCTTGATCGCGCTCATATGGTTGAACTAGCGCGGCAGTGTGCTGAACTGAAAAAACAAGGTCACAATGTTGTGATCGTCTCCTCTGGCGCCATCGCTGCCGGACGTGAACACCTTGGTTACCCCGCACTGCCCAACGCTATCTCAAGTAAGCAGTTACTTGCGGCAGTAGGGCAGAGTCAGTTGATTGAAGCTTGGGAACGCTTGTTCTCTATTTATGGAATCAAAATTGGCCAAATGTTGTTAACGCGTGCCGATTTGGAAGACCGTGAACGTTTCTTAAATGCTCGCGATATGATTCATGCTTTGGTGGAGCATGGCATTGTGCCCGTGGTTAACGAAAACGATGCGGTAGCGACCAATGAAATCAAAGTCGGTGATAACGATAACTTATCCGCATTAGTGGGCATTTTATGTGGTGCCGACAAACTGTTATTGCTTACCGACCAAAAAGGACTTTTTACGGCAGATCCGCGTAAAGATCCGAGTGCAGAGCTAATCAAAGAAGTGAAAACCATTGATGATACCTTGCGTAAAATTGCTGGCGGTAGTGGTACAACGCTGGGCACAGGCGGTATGGCGACCAAACTGCAAGCTGCGGATATTGCTCGTCGCGCCGGTATGGAAGTGATCATTGCCGCTGGTCGTGCGCCAAATGTGATTTTTGATGCACTGAGTGACCATCCGCAAGGAACCCGTTTTCTACCACTAGAAGAATCGTTAGAGAATCGAAAAACATGGATTCTTGCCGGACCTTCATCTTCTGGTGATGTTGTGATTGATGATGGTGCAGTCCGAGCAGTTGAATCAAAAGGCAGTAGCCTACTGGCTAAAGGTGTTGTTAGTGTGAGTGGCGTATTTGCTCGCGGTGCTGTAGTTAGAGTTTTGGATGGTAAAGGCCAGCAAAAAGCACGCGGCATAGTGGCCTATTCGAGTGAAGACTTGGCTAAAATTGCAGGTAAACATAGTAAAGTGATCTTTGATATCCTTGGTTATGACCATGGTTCAGAAGTGATTCATCGTGACAACATGGTTGTGATTCAAGAATAG
- a CDS encoding glutamate-5-semialdehyde dehydrogenase, with the protein MDLTIMGKAAKEAAFQLAIAPTAQKNQALAIIADELEAHAPAILAANAKDIASGKAAGLSDAMLDRLLLDESRLSAIAADVRNVIALNDPVGSEIDSRVLENGMSLSRRRVPLGVIGVIYEARPNVTIDIAALCLKTGNASILRGGKETFHSNMELVKVIQSALSKADLPAAAVQYIEKPDRELVSQLLKLDDYVDMIIPRGGAGLHKMCKENSTIPVIIGGFGISHMFVDESADLVRAIAVIDNAKTQRPSACNSLDTLLVHQCVADELLPQLITAIGDKVTFVTDASASKWFANAPQVRDAQDGDFDTEWLSYTLGVKVVTGVDEAIEHMHEHNASHSDAILTNSIVHAEKFINSAGSAAVYVNASTRFTDGAQFGLGAEVAVSTQKLHARGPMGLEELTSYKWVGKADYLSRS; encoded by the coding sequence GTGGACTTAACGATTATGGGAAAAGCGGCGAAAGAAGCGGCTTTTCAATTGGCGATTGCCCCAACAGCCCAAAAAAACCAAGCATTAGCGATCATTGCTGATGAGTTGGAAGCTCACGCTCCTGCCATTTTGGCGGCTAATGCCAAAGATATTGCTTCGGGTAAAGCCGCTGGTTTAAGTGATGCGATGCTAGACCGATTATTGCTTGATGAGTCTCGTCTTAGTGCGATTGCAGCCGATGTGCGTAATGTGATTGCGTTAAACGATCCCGTTGGCAGTGAAATTGACAGTCGCGTGCTAGAAAATGGCATGTCACTTTCTCGTCGTCGTGTTCCATTGGGTGTGATTGGCGTGATTTATGAAGCGCGCCCAAACGTGACGATTGATATTGCCGCACTGTGTTTAAAAACCGGTAATGCGAGCATTTTACGAGGCGGTAAAGAGACCTTTCATTCCAATATGGAATTGGTCAAAGTGATTCAATCTGCCTTAAGCAAAGCCGATTTACCAGCTGCTGCGGTCCAGTACATTGAGAAACCTGACCGTGAATTGGTCTCACAGCTTCTTAAACTCGATGATTATGTGGATATGATCATTCCGCGAGGCGGGGCTGGTTTACATAAGATGTGTAAAGAAAACAGTACCATTCCCGTTATTATCGGTGGGTTTGGTATTAGTCATATGTTTGTCGATGAGAGTGCGGATTTAGTGCGAGCTATCGCGGTAATTGATAACGCAAAAACGCAGCGTCCTTCTGCTTGTAACTCGCTTGATACCTTACTTGTGCATCAATGTGTCGCAGATGAATTACTACCACAGCTCATTACTGCTATTGGAGATAAAGTGACTTTTGTTACGGATGCTTCTGCAAGCAAGTGGTTTGCTAATGCACCCCAAGTGCGTGACGCGCAAGATGGTGATTTTGATACCGAGTGGCTGAGTTATACCTTGGGCGTGAAAGTGGTGACTGGTGTCGATGAAGCGATTGAGCACATGCATGAACACAATGCGAGCCATTCGGATGCCATTTTGACTAATTCGATTGTCCATGCAGAAAAATTCATCAATTCAGCAGGCTCTGCTGCAGTGTATGTGAATGCTTCCACTCGCTTTACTGACGGCGCTCAGTTTGGCCTTGGTGCCGAAGTAGCGGTGTCAACTCAGAAGTTACATGCTCGAGGACCTATGGGACTTGAGGAGTTAACCAGTTACAAATGGGTCGGAAAAGCGGATTATCTGTCGCGTAGCTAG
- the nrdR gene encoding transcriptional regulator NrdR, whose protein sequence is MHCPFCSASDTKVIDSRLVADGHQVRRRRQCLACSERFTTFETAELVMPRVIKSNGNREPFDENKMVGGLQRALEKRPVSADSIELAISTIKSKLRATGEREVPSKLIGNLVMEQLKELDKVAYIRFASVYRSFEDVREFGEEIAKLED, encoded by the coding sequence ATGCATTGTCCTTTTTGTTCTGCGAGCGATACGAAAGTGATCGACTCAAGGCTGGTTGCAGATGGCCATCAAGTTCGCCGTCGTCGCCAGTGTTTAGCGTGTAGTGAGCGCTTTACCACATTCGAAACCGCTGAGCTGGTTATGCCCCGGGTAATAAAATCGAATGGCAACCGAGAACCATTTGATGAAAATAAAATGGTGGGTGGATTGCAGCGCGCATTAGAAAAGCGCCCAGTTAGCGCTGATTCGATCGAATTGGCCATCAGTACCATTAAATCGAAATTACGAGCCACGGGTGAGCGAGAAGTACCAAGTAAGTTAATTGGTAACTTAGTAATGGAACAACTAAAAGAACTGGATAAAGTCGCGTACATTCGTTTTGCGTCGGTTTATCGTAGTTTTGAAGATGTTCGTGAATTTGGCGAAGAAATCGCCAAGCTTGAAGATTAA
- the ribD gene encoding bifunctional diaminohydroxyphosphoribosylaminopyrimidine deaminase/5-amino-6-(5-phosphoribosylamino)uracil reductase RibD — protein sequence MPQFTSFDHQMMSRAISLAKRGIFTTTPNPNVGCVIALGEQIVGEGYHRKAGEPHAEVHAMRMAGEKAVGATAYVTLEPCSHYGRTPPCALGLIKAGVTKVICAMTDPNPQVAGRGIRMLQEAGVEVLVGLLEQDARALNPAFLTRMERGRPYVQLKMAASLDGQTALANGRSQWITSPQARKDVQHYRALASAVLSTSQTVVADNASLNVRWSELPTAIQEEYPEQELRQPTRVILDRQHQLTPELKLYATDGPVLTVAHSAADICVAVDEDQQLSLVDTLEQLASAHNINHVWVEAGATLAKSFIEQELVDEIVLYLAPKIMGSDGRGLFGALGLTDMSQVQNFTIKDLRQVGPDIRVVLTPKN from the coding sequence ATGCCTCAATTTACCTCTTTTGATCATCAAATGATGTCCCGTGCGATTAGCCTCGCTAAGCGCGGGATATTTACTACCACTCCTAATCCTAATGTTGGTTGCGTCATTGCGCTTGGCGAACAAATCGTCGGGGAGGGGTACCATCGCAAAGCAGGTGAACCTCATGCAGAAGTTCACGCGATGCGTATGGCTGGTGAAAAAGCCGTTGGTGCAACGGCTTACGTTACTCTTGAACCTTGTTCTCATTACGGGCGAACGCCGCCATGTGCTTTAGGTCTTATCAAGGCTGGGGTGACAAAAGTGATTTGTGCCATGACCGATCCTAACCCTCAAGTCGCTGGGCGTGGTATTCGGATGCTGCAAGAGGCTGGAGTTGAGGTGTTAGTTGGGCTGTTGGAGCAAGATGCTCGGGCGTTAAATCCAGCGTTTTTAACCCGTATGGAGCGTGGTCGTCCTTATGTACAACTGAAAATGGCGGCCAGTTTGGATGGACAAACCGCATTAGCGAATGGTCGCAGCCAATGGATTACCTCGCCTCAGGCTCGCAAAGATGTTCAGCATTATCGCGCGCTTGCCAGTGCTGTGCTCTCGACTAGTCAAACAGTTGTGGCTGACAACGCCTCATTGAACGTGCGTTGGAGTGAACTGCCGACAGCAATACAAGAAGAGTATCCCGAGCAAGAGCTGCGTCAACCAACTCGCGTTATCTTGGATCGTCAACATCAATTAACACCAGAGCTTAAGTTATATGCAACGGATGGGCCTGTCTTGACTGTCGCTCACAGTGCAGCTGATATTTGTGTTGCTGTGGATGAAGACCAGCAGTTATCGTTAGTGGATACGCTTGAACAACTCGCCAGCGCACATAATATCAACCATGTTTGGGTTGAAGCGGGAGCGACACTAGCTAAATCGTTTATTGAACAAGAGCTGGTGGATGAAATTGTGTTGTATCTTGCCCCTAAAATTATGGGGTCGGATGGCCGTGGGCTTTTCGGAGCGTTGGGGTTAACGGATATGTCACAAGTACAGAATTTTACGATTAAAGATCTGCGTCAAGTTGGGCCAGATATTCGCGTTGTATTAACGCCGAAGAATTAA